From a single Gimesia fumaroli genomic region:
- a CDS encoding leucine-rich repeat domain-containing protein has product MKPFREPLILVLFLSLFAGCASEKPADKQFSSEKTAEETKPKATAKAPVPETEVQLADSLKGLGAKLKRDKEGHVIEVDFREAKIDDAALKDITGLSRLRSLLLNETEITDAALEPVGKVVTLQNLDLRNCSLNNKAISYLTGLSKLKALRLSGNSDIDDDAMADINQLTNLKALMLDFLWVSGDGISQLKDLNNLEELYLAKTLVDDEGLATLSQFPKLKKTRLSQNQISDEGLKALSQIPQLEELDLSENSLLSDAGMKHLSGLGELKKLNLWRVGLTDAGVEPLQGLTVLEWLNLDNTRLTNAGLKYLKDMQQLEFLHLGSTAVSDAGLPELEGLTSLKDLKLTRTAVTEKGVAELKKKLPNTEIQLKYIEGQ; this is encoded by the coding sequence ATGAAACCGTTTCGGGAACCTTTGATTCTCGTTTTGTTTCTTTCACTTTTTGCCGGCTGTGCTTCAGAAAAGCCAGCAGATAAACAATTCAGTTCGGAAAAAACGGCTGAGGAAACAAAACCCAAAGCCACGGCGAAAGCACCTGTTCCCGAAACAGAAGTTCAACTGGCAGACTCATTGAAAGGGTTGGGAGCCAAACTGAAGCGAGACAAAGAGGGGCATGTGATCGAAGTCGATTTTCGGGAAGCGAAAATCGATGATGCAGCCCTTAAAGACATCACCGGCTTATCTCGCCTGCGATCGCTACTATTAAATGAAACAGAGATTACCGACGCTGCTCTGGAACCGGTGGGAAAAGTCGTTACCCTGCAAAACCTGGATCTGCGCAACTGCTCCTTGAATAATAAAGCGATCTCGTACCTGACTGGCCTCTCGAAGCTCAAAGCATTGCGGCTCTCCGGCAATTCGGATATCGACGACGATGCGATGGCGGACATCAATCAGTTGACAAATCTCAAAGCGTTAATGCTTGATTTCCTCTGGGTCAGCGGCGATGGAATTTCTCAACTGAAAGATCTGAACAATCTGGAAGAGCTCTATCTGGCCAAGACACTTGTCGACGACGAAGGGCTGGCCACATTAAGCCAGTTTCCCAAACTGAAAAAAACACGTCTCTCACAGAATCAGATTTCTGACGAGGGATTAAAAGCACTGTCCCAAATTCCGCAACTCGAAGAATTGGATCTCAGTGAAAACAGCCTGCTATCTGATGCGGGAATGAAGCATCTTTCCGGCCTGGGTGAATTGAAGAAGCTCAACCTGTGGCGCGTCGGTCTGACCGATGCAGGCGTGGAACCATTACAAGGCTTAACGGTGCTGGAGTGGCTCAATCTGGACAATACGCGTTTAACAAATGCCGGTCTCAAATACCTGAAAGATATGCAGCAACTGGAATTTCTGCATTTGGGTTCGACAGCCGTCTCAGACGCCGGCTTGCCTGAGCTGGAAGGCCTGACGAGTCTCAAAGACTTGAAGCTGACCCGCACCGCAGTCACGGAAAAGGGTGTTGCAGAGCTGAAAAAGAAGCTACCCAACACGGAAATTCAACTAAAGTACATCGAAGGCCAATAA
- a CDS encoding HD domain-containing phosphohydrolase: MIRSALDNPVIENQKTFIDRNQFEQCCIAIIDDESINIDMIKYYLEMEGFRNLVSTDKSASAFSMIQAEQPDLVLSDINMPDVSGLDLLAQIRGHQEFETTPVIILTASSDNETKISALKQGATDLLAKPIHHGELVARIRNVLNVKIYQDQLKANSETLEEAVRLRTAELEASRLSVIQCLARAAEFRDDDTGQHVIRVGKYARIIGAELGLSEKDLCLLEPAAQLHDVGKIGVEDSILLKPGKLTPEEYDAMKKHCGFGKKIVDCLPEREAQLIRMHTEMGAKIMDIPDSPILTLAKIIAMTHHERWDGCGYPLGLSGEDIPLEGRITAVADVFDALMSKRSYKPAFPLAKSLEILEEGRGTQFDPSVLDAFTKRRQEIIQIQIDYAETD, translated from the coding sequence ATGATTCGTTCAGCTTTGGATAACCCGGTAATTGAAAATCAGAAAACGTTCATTGATCGCAATCAATTCGAACAATGCTGTATTGCCATTATTGATGATGAAAGCATCAATATCGACATGATCAAGTATTATCTGGAGATGGAAGGTTTCAGGAACCTGGTTTCGACAGATAAGTCTGCGTCTGCGTTTTCGATGATTCAGGCTGAACAACCGGATTTGGTATTGTCCGACATTAATATGCCTGACGTGTCCGGGCTGGATCTGCTGGCACAGATTCGGGGACATCAGGAATTTGAGACAACTCCGGTGATTATTTTGACTGCCAGTTCCGATAATGAAACAAAAATATCTGCATTGAAGCAGGGGGCAACTGACCTGCTGGCTAAACCCATTCATCATGGAGAGCTTGTTGCCCGAATTCGCAATGTGTTGAACGTCAAGATTTATCAGGACCAACTCAAAGCGAATTCCGAAACACTCGAAGAAGCAGTGCGTCTGAGGACGGCTGAACTGGAAGCGTCACGGTTGAGTGTGATCCAGTGTCTGGCACGAGCTGCAGAATTTCGAGATGATGATACGGGGCAGCATGTGATCCGCGTGGGTAAATATGCACGCATTATTGGTGCCGAACTGGGGTTATCAGAGAAAGATCTCTGTTTACTGGAACCGGCTGCCCAGTTGCATGATGTGGGTAAGATTGGCGTCGAAGATTCCATTCTGCTTAAGCCAGGAAAACTGACGCCGGAAGAATATGACGCGATGAAAAAACATTGTGGCTTTGGTAAAAAGATCGTAGATTGTCTTCCCGAACGTGAGGCACAATTAATCCGGATGCATACGGAGATGGGGGCAAAAATCATGGATATTCCTGATTCCCCGATTCTGACCCTGGCAAAAATTATTGCCATGACTCACCACGAACGCTGGGATGGATGCGGGTATCCGTTGGGATTGAGTGGCGAAGATATTCCTCTGGAAGGACGGATTACTGCCGTTGCTGATGTGTTTGATGCGCTGATGAGTAAGCGTTCTTACAAACCGGCATTCCCACTGGCCAAATCTCTGGAGATACTTGAGGAAGGGCGGGGAACTCAGTTTGATCCGAGTGTACTGGATGCGTTTACAAAGCGACGCCAGGAGATCATCCAGATCCAAATTGACTATGCAGAAACCGATTAA
- a CDS encoding HIT domain-containing protein, with translation MKLDDRLQADCQQISELSESTLLLMNNALVDWFILVPRCEEIELTNLSFEQQTAIFKEVNLVARFIQQTLAPDKLNIATLGNVVSQLHIHVIGRKQSDPYWPAPVWGQAESRAYTNSDITKIKNAFEQFHQSQP, from the coding sequence ATGAAACTGGATGACCGACTGCAGGCGGACTGTCAACAGATCAGTGAACTCTCAGAATCAACGTTACTCTTAATGAATAACGCACTGGTCGACTGGTTTATCCTGGTCCCTCGCTGTGAAGAAATTGAATTAACCAACCTCTCGTTTGAACAGCAGACAGCTATTTTTAAGGAAGTCAATCTGGTGGCCCGTTTCATCCAGCAGACTTTGGCACCAGATAAACTGAATATCGCCACACTGGGTAATGTAGTCAGCCAGTTGCACATTCATGTCATCGGTAGAAAACAGAGCGACCCGTACTGGCCTGCTCCTGTATGGGGACAAGCTGAATCACGAGCTTACACCAATTCGGATATCACAAAGATCAAAAACGCGTTTGAGCAATTCCATCAGTCTCAACCCTGA
- a CDS encoding globin domain-containing protein: MSQIAVEDIYDHLGEEKLQQLIAAFYQGVKTDEILKPMYPADDFEGAEYRLKEFLVYRLGGPQRYLDERRHPALRMRHAPFAINQIARDRWMELMKRAMDQTELPADLRQTLEAFFDQMATFLINRAD, encoded by the coding sequence ATGAGCCAGATTGCCGTTGAAGACATTTACGATCACCTGGGCGAAGAGAAACTCCAGCAACTGATCGCCGCCTTTTATCAGGGTGTGAAAACAGACGAAATCCTGAAACCCATGTATCCAGCCGATGATTTTGAAGGGGCCGAATATCGCTTAAAGGAATTTCTGGTTTATCGACTGGGTGGCCCGCAACGCTATCTTGATGAACGAAGGCACCCTGCTCTGCGAATGCGACACGCCCCTTTTGCCATCAATCAGATTGCCCGTGATCGCTGGATGGAGTTAATGAAACGTGCGATGGACCAAACGGAACTACCCGCTGACCTCAGACAGACTCTTGAAGCATTTTTTGACCAGATGGCAACTTTTCTAATCAATCGAGCCGACTGA
- a CDS encoding glutamine synthetase family protein, whose translation MQQEALKIQLAEQNVELIRAIYVGPDGITRGKAFRPGSLDEILESGLGLTQAQASVTVFDHLPPESKFQPVGEVRIRPDLETFQVLPYLPGHARMLSDIETIDGQPWELCPRNLLKSFLSKLADQGMVIRAAFENEFTIFINVNGEWQPLDQLNCFSSAAMDLASPYILPIISALEKQGVIVEKYYPEAGHGQHEIPVRHQPGLQAADQQVVFRETVRGTAQANDFRVSFMPKASPESAGNGCHIHFSLWDSSCEQNLFYDADGKYGLSQTARHFMAGILKHLPALMAFTAPTTNSYSRFVERCWSSCYVCWGPDNREATVRAASGFRGHESATVNLEFKPSDPTCNPYLALASLVCAGLDGIKNAFDPGEPILTDPALFSTEERESRGLTRYPIDLATALTALEQNDVLRTGLGARRVTDYVTMKRSEIEMIDSLGKDAEQQAYLFRF comes from the coding sequence ATGCAGCAGGAAGCATTGAAGATACAATTAGCCGAACAGAACGTAGAGCTGATCCGTGCTATTTATGTCGGCCCCGACGGGATCACTCGCGGCAAAGCATTTCGGCCAGGTAGCCTTGATGAAATCCTGGAATCCGGCCTGGGGCTGACCCAGGCACAGGCTTCTGTAACCGTGTTCGATCACCTGCCCCCGGAAAGTAAATTTCAACCAGTGGGTGAAGTTCGGATTCGTCCAGATCTCGAAACATTTCAGGTATTGCCGTACCTTCCGGGGCATGCCAGAATGCTTTCAGACATTGAAACGATTGATGGGCAGCCTTGGGAACTCTGTCCGCGGAATCTACTTAAATCGTTCCTCAGCAAACTCGCTGACCAGGGAATGGTCATTCGTGCCGCTTTTGAAAACGAATTTACGATTTTTATTAATGTGAATGGAGAATGGCAGCCACTGGACCAGCTAAACTGTTTCAGTTCTGCTGCCATGGATCTGGCCAGCCCCTATATTCTCCCCATCATTTCGGCTCTGGAAAAACAGGGCGTGATCGTGGAAAAATATTATCCGGAAGCCGGTCACGGACAGCATGAAATCCCCGTTCGGCATCAACCCGGTTTGCAAGCCGCAGACCAGCAGGTTGTATTCCGAGAAACTGTCCGCGGCACGGCGCAAGCAAATGATTTTCGTGTTTCTTTTATGCCTAAAGCTTCACCGGAATCAGCCGGTAATGGGTGTCATATCCATTTTAGTTTGTGGGATTCCAGCTGTGAACAGAATTTATTCTACGATGCCGACGGCAAGTATGGTCTTTCTCAGACTGCTCGCCATTTCATGGCAGGCATTTTGAAGCACCTCCCCGCACTGATGGCGTTCACAGCACCGACAACCAACTCTTACAGTCGATTTGTCGAGCGGTGCTGGAGTTCGTGTTACGTTTGCTGGGGGCCCGATAATCGTGAAGCAACTGTCCGTGCAGCCTCCGGGTTTCGAGGGCACGAATCTGCCACTGTCAATCTGGAGTTTAAGCCTTCCGATCCAACCTGTAATCCTTATCTGGCATTAGCGAGCCTCGTCTGTGCGGGTCTGGATGGGATCAAGAATGCGTTCGATCCGGGAGAACCGATCTTAACCGACCCCGCTTTATTTTCAACAGAAGAACGTGAGTCTCGTGGTTTGACAAGATACCCGATTGACCTTGCAACAGCACTCACTGCACTGGAACAGAACGACGTATTACGCACGGGACTGGGAGCACGTCGCGTTACTGACTATGTCACTATGAAACGGTCAGAAATTGAAATGATCGATTCTCTGGGCAAAGATGCCGAACAGCAAGCCTATCTGTTCCGTTTTTGA
- a CDS encoding response regulator, with protein MKVLVVDDVGYTCYVHTRLLEELGYEVLCASSGFEALSILEKNSDIKIVFSELVMRELDGLDLFLKVQQQEHYNDDGQLEAPMYFLMTSIQPANKAQCRQTERLELAKKLGITGVIYKTRDREELKHAFADTLKDTLGELSEATPIDIYTPAQSLCEVIKDIIETKNVEAAEEFYDLMTCQAEYLEYFIANSRQVAEMA; from the coding sequence ATGAAAGTACTAGTAGTCGATGATGTTGGATACACGTGCTACGTGCACACCAGACTTCTAGAAGAGCTTGGCTATGAAGTCCTCTGTGCCTCTTCCGGATTTGAAGCACTGTCTATCCTGGAGAAAAACAGTGATATAAAAATTGTTTTCTCCGAACTTGTCATGCGGGAGCTCGACGGCCTGGATTTATTCCTGAAGGTCCAGCAACAGGAACACTACAATGATGACGGGCAACTGGAAGCGCCCATGTATTTCTTGATGACCAGTATTCAGCCTGCCAACAAAGCACAATGTCGTCAGACAGAACGACTGGAACTTGCCAAGAAACTGGGGATCACCGGTGTCATCTATAAAACCCGTGATCGGGAAGAACTGAAGCATGCATTCGCTGACACATTAAAAGATACCTTAGGCGAACTCTCTGAAGCAACCCCCATCGACATCTACACACCGGCCCAATCACTGTGTGAAGTGATTAAAGATATCATAGAAACCAAAAACGTGGAAGCCGCCGAAGAGTTCTATGACCTCATGACGTGCCAGGCGGAATACCTGGAATATTTCATTGCCAATTCAAGACAAGTCGCTGAAATGGCTTAG
- a CDS encoding Gfo/Idh/MocA family protein produces MTNQPLRIGILGLIHDHVWDHLPQLQHSQNAELVAAFDSNQALRDRISAEYDCPTYATPDELFAQHELDGVYIFSSNKQGSELALTAINRGIPVMIEKPMAANLAQAEAMQTAARDKNVSLMVNWPFAWWPQMQHAITMAQAGEIGEIWQVKYRAAHAGPKELGCSDYFCDWLFDSELNGAGAMMDYCCYGCVLSSVLLGMPETITGIAGVYRQEPLGVEDNALIVMQYPNAIATAEGSWSQIGKLTAYATAIYGTKGTLIVEPQKKGRLMLATEDQPQGEEVKVQCPLLYLQTATEHFAHCVRTGEAPWGLCSPETSLEAQRILEAGVQQIN; encoded by the coding sequence ATGACCAATCAGCCATTACGCATCGGAATTCTCGGTCTCATCCATGATCACGTCTGGGATCATCTGCCACAATTACAACATTCCCAGAATGCAGAACTGGTCGCCGCCTTTGACAGTAACCAGGCTCTCCGCGACCGCATTTCAGCAGAATACGATTGCCCCACCTATGCGACTCCTGATGAATTATTTGCACAACATGAACTGGATGGCGTGTATATTTTCAGCAGCAATAAGCAGGGATCCGAGTTGGCTTTAACAGCGATCAACCGTGGCATTCCCGTCATGATCGAAAAACCGATGGCAGCGAATCTGGCTCAGGCGGAGGCAATGCAGACAGCAGCACGCGACAAAAATGTCAGCCTGATGGTGAATTGGCCGTTCGCCTGGTGGCCGCAAATGCAACATGCGATTACGATGGCGCAAGCAGGTGAAATCGGTGAGATCTGGCAGGTCAAATATCGGGCCGCCCATGCGGGGCCCAAAGAACTGGGCTGCAGTGATTACTTTTGTGACTGGTTGTTTGATTCCGAATTAAACGGCGCCGGTGCGATGATGGACTACTGCTGTTATGGCTGCGTGCTCTCCAGCGTCTTACTGGGAATGCCTGAAACCATTACCGGAATTGCCGGCGTGTATCGACAAGAGCCGCTCGGGGTTGAAGATAACGCTCTCATCGTCATGCAGTATCCTAATGCGATCGCGACTGCAGAAGGTTCCTGGTCACAAATCGGTAAACTCACCGCCTATGCAACCGCAATATATGGCACAAAAGGCACACTCATCGTCGAGCCTCAAAAGAAAGGCCGGTTAATGCTGGCGACTGAAGACCAGCCTCAAGGAGAAGAGGTCAAAGTCCAATGTCCGTTGCTCTATCTGCAGACCGCAACCGAACACTTTGCCCATTGCGTCAGAACAGGTGAAGCCCCCTGGGGGCTCTGCAGCCCTGAAACCAGTCTGGAAGCCCAGCGGATTCTGGAGGCGGGAGTGCAGCAGATAAACTAA
- a CDS encoding DinB family protein has product MSLAEHIKTTLELPTLVVTKYLEDLTDADLFVRPAEKMNHIAWQLGHLIQSEHFHVTQVFPDSMPGLPDGFQEKYTKETAANENPADFHTKADYLQLMQEQRQGSLKVLAGLSDHELMQPAPESVRYLGPTVGCIFAGESTHWMMHAGQWAVVRRKLGKPPLF; this is encoded by the coding sequence ATGAGTCTCGCAGAACATATCAAAACGACTCTGGAACTACCGACACTCGTTGTCACAAAATATCTCGAAGACTTAACCGATGCCGATCTGTTTGTCAGACCGGCTGAAAAAATGAACCACATCGCCTGGCAGTTAGGCCATTTAATTCAGAGTGAGCACTTTCATGTAACGCAGGTCTTCCCCGATTCGATGCCAGGGCTGCCTGACGGTTTTCAGGAAAAATATACAAAAGAAACCGCAGCCAATGAGAACCCCGCCGATTTTCATACCAAAGCGGACTACCTGCAATTGATGCAGGAACAACGTCAGGGGTCGCTCAAAGTGCTCGCAGGGCTGAGCGATCATGAACTGATGCAGCCCGCTCCCGAATCGGTACGCTACCTGGGACCAACCGTAGGCTGTATTTTTGCGGGGGAATCCACACACTGGATGATGCACGCCGGCCAGTGGGCGGTTGTTAGAAGAAAACTGGGGAAACCGCCACTGTTTTAA
- a CDS encoding ATP-binding protein yields MTPNVNTLTAYSTLADLELQNESVTPNTLISEVGVYFKCRPEVVGLLVQDDQEFYGLLSRNSYFEHMSQVLSGSVFSRRPVSKLLSRINSTALELNDTSPIVDAVRELFNRPPSQLYEPLLIKCEGGEYRFLDVARLVQFQCQILLEQKTIAEIANHEKSHFLANMSHEIRTPLNGIMGFTDVLRRGVGSETQQQEYLDVIYKNGEHLLGLINDILDLSKIEAGRMEFEKRNDSPHKIISEVLSTMRVQAKEKGLSLECQWTSSVPETIHTDPMRLKQILINLVGNALKFTKQGSVKLIATLDQSHANPRFVVEVHDTGIGIDSQNLKNIFSPFTQADSSITRSFGGTGLGLTICRQIAEGLGGDLTVKSEVGKGSTFNLWVDAGSLENVRIFDTPPSEVFTTNEQFKAGSPESSCLRGIQVLLVDDGKTNRDLISLVLENAHASVTCAENGEEALQKYGGGEFDLILMDMQMPLMDGYTATRTLRSRGCSLPVIALTANAMRGDRDKCLAAGCSDFLTKPINIDSLLQTIGLHLPEIRPSAGTELIQKPCCVTSEEITPILSDLPTEIPQIFVIVEDFIKRLSVKMEEMRTALKASDWCRLEDLAHWLKGTGGTAGFSCLTEFALQLELSAKRKEKEPASALLDELAQLGKRLTAKNPVTSDLQSI; encoded by the coding sequence ATGACACCAAATGTAAATACCTTGACGGCGTATTCAACGTTAGCCGATCTTGAGTTACAAAATGAATCTGTCACGCCAAATACATTGATCTCAGAGGTTGGCGTTTACTTTAAGTGTCGACCGGAAGTCGTTGGCTTGCTGGTTCAGGACGACCAGGAGTTTTATGGGCTTCTTTCAAGAAATTCCTATTTTGAGCATATGTCGCAAGTTTTAAGTGGATCGGTTTTCTCTCGCAGACCAGTGTCAAAATTACTATCTCGTATTAATTCCACAGCTCTGGAACTCAATGATACTTCTCCGATTGTCGACGCGGTCCGGGAATTATTTAATCGTCCCCCATCACAGCTTTATGAGCCTCTGCTTATCAAATGTGAGGGAGGGGAGTATCGGTTTCTGGATGTTGCGAGACTGGTTCAATTTCAATGTCAAATTCTGCTGGAACAGAAAACCATTGCCGAAATTGCCAATCATGAAAAAAGCCATTTCCTGGCGAATATGAGCCATGAGATTCGAACTCCTTTGAACGGCATTATGGGGTTTACCGACGTCTTACGCCGGGGCGTTGGCTCGGAAACGCAGCAGCAGGAATACCTGGATGTAATTTACAAAAATGGAGAGCACCTGCTGGGGTTGATCAATGACATTCTGGATCTGTCAAAAATTGAAGCCGGCCGTATGGAGTTTGAAAAGAGAAACGATTCGCCGCATAAGATCATTTCGGAAGTGCTTTCCACGATGCGAGTACAGGCGAAGGAGAAAGGGCTCTCTCTGGAATGTCAGTGGACCAGCAGCGTTCCCGAAACGATTCACACAGATCCAATGCGGTTGAAGCAAATTCTAATCAACCTGGTTGGTAATGCATTAAAATTTACAAAACAGGGAAGTGTGAAATTGATTGCGACTCTTGATCAGAGTCACGCTAACCCGCGGTTTGTTGTCGAGGTACACGACACGGGTATTGGGATTGACTCCCAGAACCTGAAAAATATCTTTTCGCCCTTTACGCAAGCCGACTCTTCTATCACGCGCAGTTTTGGCGGCACCGGTTTAGGACTGACGATTTGTCGTCAAATAGCCGAAGGACTGGGAGGCGATTTAACAGTCAAAAGTGAAGTTGGGAAAGGAAGTACCTTCAACTTGTGGGTGGATGCGGGATCACTGGAGAATGTACGAATATTTGATACACCTCCTTCTGAAGTATTTACGACGAATGAACAATTCAAAGCAGGATCTCCCGAAAGTAGTTGTCTGCGAGGTATTCAGGTATTACTGGTCGATGATGGGAAAACGAACCGTGATTTGATTTCGCTGGTGTTGGAAAACGCGCATGCGTCGGTCACGTGTGCTGAAAATGGAGAAGAAGCCCTACAGAAATATGGCGGCGGCGAGTTTGATTTGATTTTGATGGATATGCAGATGCCGCTCATGGATGGTTATACGGCGACCAGGACCTTACGTTCGCGTGGCTGCTCGCTGCCGGTGATTGCGTTGACCGCGAATGCGATGCGGGGAGACCGAGATAAGTGTCTGGCAGCAGGTTGTTCAGACTTCCTGACGAAACCAATTAACATCGATAGCCTGTTACAGACTATCGGGTTGCATTTACCAGAGATCAGGCCTTCAGCTGGCACTGAGCTGATACAAAAACCTTGTTGTGTGACATCAGAGGAAATCACGCCGATCCTTTCTGATCTGCCAACCGAGATCCCCCAGATCTTTGTCATTGTGGAAGATTTTATAAAGCGGCTATCAGTGAAAATGGAAGAAATGCGGACCGCCTTGAAAGCCTCCGACTGGTGTCGACTGGAAGATCTGGCCCACTGGTTAAAAGGAACGGGTGGGACAGCCGGGTTTAGTTGTCTGACGGAATTTGCCCTGCAATTGGAGCTGTCAGCAAAACGAAAAGAAAAAGAGCCAGCATCAGCATTACTGGATGAACTAGCGCAACTGGGAAAACGTCTCACAGCGAAGAACCCTGTTACAAGTGATTTACAAAGTATTTAA
- a CDS encoding PIG-L deacetylase family protein codes for MMADQKTLLAIGAHFDDCVYGVPGLMLKAVAKNYRVVQLILIGDYSNWPPTKGREEAFRKAVSTIAREYGIETRFLDFASHQYDTNEKTKQKVAAAVHDIKPDIALQMWEYDHHHDHTVASQLSKIALNHGGRVLNQDRFKRPRKIYHYDNGPGHTVGFEPDTFVDVTDYWNKSMEWLGRYMALQRNVDYNPTQTNGALQGKETLARYRGQTCHVKYAEALWAPRKQPVEIL; via the coding sequence ATGATGGCTGATCAAAAGACATTGCTGGCAATTGGTGCGCACTTTGACGACTGTGTGTATGGTGTCCCCGGTCTGATGCTGAAAGCAGTCGCCAAAAATTATCGTGTGGTTCAGTTAATTCTGATCGGCGACTACAGTAACTGGCCGCCCACGAAAGGACGGGAAGAAGCCTTCCGAAAAGCCGTCTCCACGATCGCCCGTGAATATGGTATCGAAACCCGCTTCCTCGATTTCGCCTCGCATCAATATGATACGAATGAAAAAACGAAACAAAAGGTGGCTGCGGCAGTCCATGACATCAAGCCGGATATCGCACTGCAGATGTGGGAGTACGATCACCATCACGATCACACCGTCGCCTCCCAACTCAGTAAAATTGCCCTCAATCATGGCGGACGGGTTCTGAATCAGGATCGCTTTAAACGCCCCCGTAAAATATATCATTATGATAACGGCCCGGGACACACAGTTGGTTTTGAACCGGACACATTTGTAGATGTAACTGACTACTGGAACAAATCAATGGAGTGGCTCGGACGCTATATGGCTCTGCAGCGGAATGTCGACTATAATCCGACACAAACTAACGGTGCCCTCCAGGGAAAAGAAACACTGGCGCGCTATCGTGGACAAACCTGTCATGTGAAATATGCGGAAGCACTCTGGGCTCCCCGAAAACAACCCGTTGAGATCTTATAG
- a CDS encoding cupin domain-containing protein has product MTQSYTEAGEVIDLGPLGDALESTKTTTLVKTDDLEIIRLILKAGKSLPNHTAKGILTVQCLEGRVSFKALGKEHELTAGQLLHLPDTEPHAVECLESAALLLTIVRSHNPTPPLNQIDEASEESFPASDPPAWTGTKGS; this is encoded by the coding sequence ATGACACAATCATATACAGAGGCGGGTGAAGTGATCGATCTTGGCCCCTTAGGCGATGCACTGGAGTCAACGAAAACGACAACGCTGGTCAAAACCGACGATCTGGAAATCATTCGCCTGATCCTCAAAGCGGGGAAATCTCTCCCTAATCATACTGCTAAAGGAATTCTCACAGTTCAATGCCTTGAAGGACGCGTCAGCTTCAAAGCGCTTGGAAAAGAGCATGAACTGACCGCGGGGCAATTACTGCACTTACCGGATACAGAACCCCACGCCGTGGAGTGTCTGGAGTCGGCTGCTCTGTTACTGACGATTGTTCGCTCGCACAATCCCACGCCGCCACTCAATCAAATTGATGAAGCTTCTGAAGAATCATTTCCGGCCAGTGACCCTCCCGCCTGGACAGGAACAAAGGGATCATAG
- a CDS encoding PilZ domain-containing protein: MKRFTDYYQYSPQQKHLLSKALNVLALVEERAKRIYADQRAHKRIDYRGLIVISVPEGFSKAIEIYSGEMVTVLGRSLSQSGISIVCPDVIPQEEIFIKLPLNSPIHTWFSSRIVRRRKVVDDFWEYGVQFLARIDV, translated from the coding sequence TTGAAGAGATTTACAGACTACTATCAGTATTCTCCCCAGCAAAAACATTTACTCAGCAAAGCACTCAACGTTCTCGCTCTCGTGGAAGAGCGTGCGAAACGGATCTATGCTGACCAGCGAGCACATAAACGAATCGACTATCGCGGCTTAATTGTCATTTCGGTTCCGGAAGGCTTCTCCAAAGCCATCGAAATCTATTCCGGCGAAATGGTCACTGTGCTGGGTCGCTCACTCTCTCAATCTGGCATCTCAATTGTATGCCCTGATGTGATTCCTCAAGAGGAAATCTTCATCAAGCTTCCCTTAAACAGCCCGATCCACACCTGGTTCAGTTCGAGAATTGTCCGTCGGCGTAAAGTTGTGGATGATTTCTGGGAGTATGGCGTTCAATTCCTGGCGCGAATCGATGTCTGA